A stretch of the Vigna radiata var. radiata cultivar VC1973A chromosome 9, Vradiata_ver6, whole genome shotgun sequence genome encodes the following:
- the LOC106773429 gene encoding uncharacterized protein LOC106773429, producing the protein MEAGHILLGRPWQFDKQTLHDGVTNKITIQHKGKKIILSLLTPPQVREDQIIFKKKLDGEKKLHSTKVSKEKKLSLVECASTNEVVPPHSSKNLFLGQPHFLLYCKEALLSINNPLESHPKGLQKLLKEFDDLFPKEVPSGLPPLRGIEHQIDLIPGASLPNRPAYRTNPTETKEIEKQVNDFLGKGGYKRALALVRCQCC; encoded by the coding sequence ATGGAAGCGGGTCACATCTTACTTGGACGGCCTTGGCAATTTGACAAACAAACTTTGCATGATGGAGTCACCAACAAGATAACCATTCAACATAAAGGCAAAAAGATTATTTTGAGCCTTCTTACACCACCGCAAGTGCGAGAggatcaaataatatttaagaagaAGTTGGATGGTGAGAAAAAGCTCCACTCTACCAAAGTTtccaaagagaaaaagttgagtttGGTCGAATGTGCCTCAACCAATGAAGTTGTCCCACCACACtcttctaaaaatcttttccttggACAACCTCACTTTCTTCTCTATTGTAAGGAGGCACTTCTTTCCATAAATAATCCACTTGAGTCTCATCCAAAGGGGttacaaaagcttttgaaagaatttgatgatttatttcctaAAGAGGTTCCAAGTGGATTACCACCTCTTAGAggaattgaacatcaaattgatttgattcctgGCGCCAGCCTTCCCAATAGGCCAGCTTATAGGACTAACCCCACAGAAACCAAAGAGATAGAGAAGCAAGTTAATGATTTTTTGGGAAAGGGTGGATACAAAAGAGCCTTAGCCCTTGTGCGGTGCCAGTGTTGTTAG